The DNA window ATTTGAAGTATCTCTTTTACCGAGGATTTTATTCTGGTTTCGAATTTCTTGACTTCAATTTCCTTAGGTGCGAAATGTCTGGAATATCCTAAGTTTTTGAAAAAATCAGGCTCTTCAATTTCATAAAACAAATGAAATAACTTCGAAACAGGTTCAGCCAAAGCAAAACTAAACAAACAATATCCAACAATGTAAGAGCAAATATTTTGACAAATTCTCTCATGCTTGTTGGCAAGATACCATTCCAACGCTTGCATTTCAGTATCAATAAACTGGGCAATGGTCGAATGAGGAACAGTATTATTTATTCCAAAAGTGTGGTTTACGTTGTATAATTCAATACCAAATTTTTCTTTTTCAATTTCATTCAACTCTTTCAGACTTTTAGAAAGTGTTTCCACCTTTTCATGGGCGTCAAAATTACCTTGATCAAAATATACTTCGTGCGCCTCTTCAATAATTTCCATACTTTTTCCTTCCGGGCAAAGCAAATAATCAATTTTATAAAGTGTGTGTAAATAAATATAAGTCAAGGCACCTGGATATCTGTCTAAATTAAGACTTCCCATATCTTCCATTGCAAGAGCTCTTCTGAGCGCTTCTTTGAAAAATTTGTATTTCACTTCCTTAACTTCTGTACTTTGAGGGATTACATGGGTAGAATTTATAGCTTCAAGCTCAGAAAATTCATCCAAAAGTAAATCATCCTGCTTATCCGCCTTAACTGCTATTTCTTTCAAACCAAAAAACAATTTATAAGGAGATGCCTCTTCGAGGAAACTTTCAAAAATTATACAAAGGTTTTGCTGTGAATCCAAACTGTATCTGCCGTATTGGAGCTCGAAGTTTGCTTCTACTAATTTTCTAAGAAAACCAATACTCAAGCTTTTACATTTTGCAATCTTAGCTTCAGCTCGAAGCCAACTTTTATCCACTTTCCCCTCAATAATTTTGGATCCCTGGACTACAGAAAATTCAAATCCTCCTAAAACTTTCTGATAACTCAGATTCTTTAGCTCAGGATTGTTCAGGTAATTAAAAAATTGTTCAATTGATTGAAAATAATCCTCGTGATTAAAAGACTCATTTGCTTTATCCCACAGATCGAGTTGAACCTTATCCTTTGGCAGGTCAGTAGCTCTGCCAAAACACAAATTTGGGCCTCTTTCTTGTGTTTCTCCTAAAATTCTATCCAAAAAACCCATTGAAGTAATTTTACCAAAAAACTTTACGCCCTTTAAGTTACCGGCCTAAAATTAGTATTTAACTGGAAAAGAGGTGTTTAAATTTCAAATGAACCCATGAAATTCTTTATTCAAAGTACTTTGGATCATTCAATGTGAGCGATTATTCATATCCCAGCCTTTAAACCCTTCTGTTAAGATTTTGCAGCCATGTTGGAAAAGGTATATTTCCTTAGCTTTGTATTCGATTAAATAAATTCATCCAATGTCCAAAAGAAAAAAGACAGGTTTGTCGCCCGGAACATTAATTTTTGAAAGAAATCAAACTTTAGATGAACCCATTGGACAATTTATTTCCTACAACTTAAGCGGAATGTCAGAATTAAAAGTTTCTGATGTTTGGAAATTCACCCCATCTAAAGATCAAAATTTATGGGTTGATGTTATGGGAATTCATGATTCAGAGTATATACTAAAAATTGGAGATGCTTTTAATATCCATCGTCTTATATTGGAAGATATCCAAGAACTTAGTCAACGAACAAAGATAGACTCTTATGAAAATGGAGTTTTTTCAATTGTCCAGAATCTAAAATTTGACCCCTCTAATAAGACGATCAATAAAGAACAAATTTCCATCTTTTTTGCAGAACATGTATTGGTAAGTTTTCAGGAAAATCCGGATGATAGTTTTGCCATTATTCGAAAAAGAATGGGCTCTGAGATTTCAAGAATAAGGAGCAAGAATTCTGACTACCTATTCTACGCATTGATGGATTATTTGGTAGATTGTTATTTTTTAGTAACTGATGCAATTGACCTGGAGATAGCAAATTTGGAAGAAAGGATTCATCAAAAACCTGGTGAAGATATAATTCTTGACATATTTACCATACGGGGAGCATTGCTGAAGTTCAGGAAGTATATATATCCGCTTAGAGATGAAATTGGTAAGTTAAAAAGGTCTGAAACACAATTTCTTCAAGAATCTAATATGATATTCTTCAGGGATCTTGAAGATCACATCATTCAAATAATCGAAATCATAGACAACCAAAGGGAACTGCTAAATGGTATGAAAGACCTCGCCCTCAATCAAACATCCCTGGCCTTAAATAAAGACATGAAATGGTTGGCAGCAATTTCTACCATTTCAATACCAATTCTATTCATGACGGGTGTCTATGGAATGAATTTTGAATTCATGCCAGAGTTAAAATGGAAATATGGATACTTGGTATGGTGGATAACTATAGCCTTCTTTGTAGTAAGCTTGATAGTTTACTTCAAACGAAAAAGAATCATATGAAAATCCGACACCTGACTAGCAGTATCCCAAATCTTCATCATTGTTATAAAAGCCAGACTCAGGATTAGCTTCCTGATGATTGCCTTTGTCATGCTGTTCTTTGCCTTTAGCAATCATCTCTTCTTTTTTTGTCTTCTCTTGTGCCTTGTTTTCTTTGTTTGTGCCTTTTAATTTAAAAATGTTACGCATTGATTAAGCCTGTTAAATGTTCATGGATATAATTCACAAATATAAAGAAAAAATGTAATACATTATTGTGCCTTTAACAATAATTTAATTAACACTTTTGATTGATTTTGCCTTTGAAGATCGTAAAATGGAATAAACCACACCTGTTAATAAAACAATCAAAATGATCAACAAGTTCAGACTTCCGGAAATATGGACATAATTTTCCAAGAGTATCTTAATTCCTATGTAAATCAGCAAAATTGCAAGCGCGTGGTGTATAAACTCCAATTTCTCAAGGGCTCTTGAAAGAATAGTGAAAAATGACCTCATATTCGCTATGGCTAGAATATTAGAGGACAATACCAGGAAGGGATCCGTTGTAATTGCAAAGATAGCCGGAATTGAATCAAGTGCAAATAAAATATCTGTTAATTCTATGGCCACAAGTGTTAATAAAAGTGGTGTCAATGCCCATTTCCCCATTTTCCTCACGATAAATCTCTGTCCAAAGTAACCTTTTGTGACAGGCAAATAACGACGGATCAATTTGATCAACAAACTTTTATTAGGATCAGATTGGTCCTCAGGTGAGGTGTAGTAAATTTTAATGCCTGAATAAATTAATATAAAACCTAATAGATAAATGAGCCAAGAGATAGACTGGATTAACCAAAGTCCTATAACAATCATGACACCCCTTAATAAAATAGCTGTCCAGATTCCAATACTTAGTAATCCCGGGCGAAAGAGTAAAGGCACCTTAAAATAGTTTAAAAGAAAAGCCATTACAAATATATTATCAAGGCTCAACGACTGTTCTACAAGGTAACCTGAAAGGAACAAACTCCCTGCCTCCCAACCACTCAAACTTTGATCATGAGATAGGTAGGACTGGAACCAGTCCTTTTCATATGCAATCATTATAAGCCCAATTGTAAAAAGGGTAATGACTAACCAATATAAAATAGAATGCCAGGCTTTTTTAATGCCGTTCGCGTCCCCAGAACCTGCAAAAAGCCTGTAATCGAAAAATACAACTACAATCAAAAATATTACATATGACCAAAAGATCAGCATGGCAGTGCAAATATATATTTAATTGATTACAAGAATTTGACTCAATTGTATTGTACTACTTTTGTTATCAAAAGCTAATCATTACCCATATTTAATAATTCTGGTTGATTTACTAAACTTAAACCTTAACCAAAATTGAATATTTTCCTATTAGGGATGAATTTAAATTAAAAGCCTGGTTAATTAAATTAAATTTGAAGTTAAAAAAATAAATTCAAAATTAATCGAATGCCGAATTTAGGTCCCCTAGTTTTCCTTATTGAGTGGGAATTAAAATAAATCGATCATAAAAAGTTGCGATTTTGACAAAAAAGAAAACCAACATTAAGAACCCCCACATATATTAAACTGTTCAGGTATATGACATTGCTTAAAATAAAAGAAAATGCCTAATTCTAAACTCTCTGTCAGAGAAATCACTGCTGAAGATGTAGATAATATCGCCGACTATTGGCTTCAGTCAGATCCGGAATATTATTGCTCTATGGGATGTGATTTGACAAAGTTCCCTTCGAGATCTGAATGGAAAGAAATGTTGATTAATCAACTTTCAATGGACTATAGTCACAAAAAATCTTACTGCATTATTTGGCTTCTCAATGGTCAAGCGGTAGGACATTGTAATGTAAATAAAATAGAATTTGGTTTAGAAGCATATATGCATTTACACATTTGGACACAGACAGAAAGAAAAAAGGGCTATGGTGAGGAATTTGTAAAGCTTAGCCTTCCATATTTTTTCAAAAATCTCAAATTAGTAAGATTATATTGTGAACCATACTCATTGAATCCGGCGCCCAATAAGATTCTTCCTAAAATAGGATTTGAATTTGTAAAATCTTACCGATGCATACCTGGATTTCTAAATTTTGAACAAGAAGTAAATTTATGGCACCTGGGTGCAAATAATCTTATGGAAATCTATAATGAATTTAAGCAGTAGGTTAGAGGAGTTTCTGAAATTTTCAATTGATCAAAATTGATCTATGAACAAAATAAAAATAAATCATGATGGTTAGCCTCTTTTCAAACTCTGACTTTATTGGCGCATTGGGTGTTTTCCTCATATTGTTGGCCTATTTTTTAAATATAACCAATAAACTTTCTACCAAAGATAAATCCTACCTTCTACTTAATTTCTTCGGCGCATTGTTAGCTTGTATTTCATCCTATTTGATCAAATCACTCCCCTTTATGGTTTTAGAAGGAACATGGGCAGTCATATCCATGAATGCGATATTCAACAAAAAGAAATAAATCGGTTACTCTTTCGAGATGGAGGCAAATGGCTCCAAATCAATTATAACATATAGACAACTAAACCCCTTTTTCAGGCTTCATTTGTGGAAAAAGTAAAACTTCCTGTATGGCTTCTTGTCCAGTAAGCATCATGGTTAGTCTATCTATTCCAATTCCAAGACCGGATGTTGGTGGCATTCCATATTCAAGGGCTTGCAAAAATTCTTCATCCATCGCCATGGCTTCTTCATCACCTCGATCAGAAAGTGATAACTGATCTTCAAATCTCATCCGTTGGTCAATTGGATCATTCAATTCAGAATATGCATTTGCAATTTCTTTTCCATTCACATAGAGTTCAAATCTTTCCACCAATCCTTCCTTGCTACGATGCTTTTTTGCCAAAGGTGTCATTTCGATTGGGTAATCAGTAATGTAGGTCGGTTGGATAAGATGGTGTTCTACGAGTTCACCAAATATCGAATCTATCAATTTGCCTTTACCCATCGTACCATCTACTTCAATATGCTTGATCTTGCAGAAGTTAAGCAGTTCAGCTTCGGACAAATGCTGCACATCAATTCCGGCATACTCTTGAATCGCATCATACATGGAAATTCTACGATAAGGCATTTTGAAACTAATGTCTTTTCCTCCTACTGAGACCTCCGTACTTCCATTAACCTCCGTAACTACTTTGTCAAGCATTTGCTCAACCATTTCCATCATCCAGAGGTAATCCTTGTATGCTACATATATTTCCATGGAGGTAAATTCCGGATTATGTGTTCGGTCCATCCCTTCGTTGCGGAACATTTTACCAAACTCATAAACTCCATCAAATCCCCCAACAATTAACCTTTTCAGGTACAGTTCATTGGCTATTCTTAAATACAGTGGTAAATCCAATGCGTTGTGATGAGTTCTGAATGGTCTGGCGGCTGCCCCTCCATGAATTCTTTGTAAAACCGGAGTTTCGACTTCTAACCATCCCTTTTCATCAAAATACTGCCTCATTCTGGCAATTAGCCTAGAGCGTTTAGTAAATATTTCCTTTACATGTGGATTTACGATGAGGTCTACATATCGTTTTCTATACCTGGCTTCAGGATCAAGAAATGCATCATGAACCTTCCCCTCTGAATCAACTTTCACAATAGGTAATGGGTGCAAGGATTTTGCCAGGAAAAAAAAATCTGAAACGTGTATACTGATTTCCCCGGTTTGAGTTTTGAAAACATATCCTTTAACTCCAATAAAATCACCTATATCGCACAACTTTTTAAAAAGTACATTGTACTGATCTTTATTTTCTCCAGGACAAATGAGATCCCGATTTATATAGGCTTGAATTTTGCCAGAACTGTCTTGGATTTCAGCAAACGAGGCCTTTCCCATGACTCTTTTCATCATTATCCTTCCGGCTAAACTAACAGCTGTAAAATCATCCGGCCTTAATTCAAAATGTTCCTTAATTTCTTTAGCGGAAGTGTTTACATCAAAAGCCTCTGCGGGATATGGGTTGATGCCCATCGCCTGAATTTCCTCTAAATATTGTCGCCGAATAATCTCTTGTTCACTGAGATGTTGCATGTTATATATTTTAAAAGCACAAATTTACATTCATTAAGTCGAAATAAAAAACGGAATGAATTTGTGTTCTAAACGCTTAAAAATTGACTTGAGCTTGCAATCTCAGCAAATTTCCTTTCTGAAAATTATCCTGTAATGAAAAATCCTCGAATCTTCTTCTTGAAATTGTATACATTGCTACAAGCTCGAAATTTTTAACCGGCTGCCATTCAACTCCAAATTCCAAGTCATTCACCTCATAAGATCTCGCATCTTTTTCGTGTTTCTTACCTCCATCATAATATTGATATCTAAGGAAAGGAATGATGAGTTGTGCTTTACTTTTAAACATGTAATTCAAGGTAACAAAACCTCCTTGAAGAGAACGAACTTCAATGGAATCTGTTTCTTTGTTAAACTCAGGACCTTTACCAAAATTGTATTCAGCAAGAATCCCTATTGGTTTCGAATACAAAACTAAAGTCCCCGCTATTCTTTGATCAAGATAGGATAAATCCTTGTTCCGTTTAACTCCATTGGAAAGCTGGTCTGATGGGATTACAAATTTTCCAGAATAGGCTTGAATGGAAGGCTCAATAATTTGACCTTTAATTTTAAATGGGTAACTCACCCTTGCTGCTAAATGGAGCTGGTCATTCAACTCAGGTTTATTGGCCGTTTGTCCATTGTAAGCTCCAAAACCAAAGACACCATAATCCCCTGAACCCTTCAATCCATCCTTCACCAAAGAAGAAAACAATTCCCGCTGTTTTTTAGGTGCCCAATAAAAAAACACTCCCAAATCCCGCTCATTAGATACTGCGCTGTTTAAAGCATCGGCGCGATCAAGTGGCAGTCGATTTTGGCTTGACTGCATATTCTCAAACCCAAATGGAACTTTACTCTGTCCGATTCGGAACCTGAATTCATTTTCCCGATCAATTCCTACATCAAAATAAGCGTCTCTCAATTGAGCAAAATGCAAACCTGTTGTGCTGGCACTGCTGGCCAAATCAGGTTGAACGTAGAAATAAACCTGTTTGTGTATTTGTCCGAAAAAGATTAATCGCATTCGACGGATAAAGAAGCCTCCATTATCTCCCCATGATTTATCACATTGTTCGCACTTTAAATCCGGGTTAGTTTCAAGAAGTCGGTTGTATCTAACTTGTGCATATCCACGTATTTGAATGGATTCAAACCATTTTGGACTGTGCTTAACGGCTGGTTTTGCAGAAGTGTCCATCATTTGGGCATAGGAATAGCCCCATAGAGTGCACAATAAGATT is part of the Candidatus Vicinibacter affinis genome and encodes:
- the corA gene encoding magnesium/cobalt transporter CorA, which produces MSKRKKTGLSPGTLIFERNQTLDEPIGQFISYNLSGMSELKVSDVWKFTPSKDQNLWVDVMGIHDSEYILKIGDAFNIHRLILEDIQELSQRTKIDSYENGVFSIVQNLKFDPSNKTINKEQISIFFAEHVLVSFQENPDDSFAIIRKRMGSEISRIRSKNSDYLFYALMDYLVDCYFLVTDAIDLEIANLEERIHQKPGEDIILDIFTIRGALLKFRKYIYPLRDEIGKLKRSETQFLQESNMIFFRDLEDHIIQIIEIIDNQRELLNGMKDLALNQTSLALNKDMKWLAAISTISIPILFMTGVYGMNFEFMPELKWKYGYLVWWITIAFFVVSLIVYFKRKRII
- a CDS encoding TerC/Alx family metal homeostasis membrane protein; translated protein: MLIFWSYVIFLIVVVFFDYRLFAGSGDANGIKKAWHSILYWLVITLFTIGLIMIAYEKDWFQSYLSHDQSLSGWEAGSLFLSGYLVEQSLSLDNIFVMAFLLNYFKVPLLFRPGLLSIGIWTAILLRGVMIVIGLWLIQSISWLIYLLGFILIYSGIKIYYTSPEDQSDPNKSLLIKLIRRYLPVTKGYFGQRFIVRKMGKWALTPLLLTLVAIELTDILFALDSIPAIFAITTDPFLVLSSNILAIANMRSFFTILSRALEKLEFIHHALAILLIYIGIKILLENYVHISGSLNLLIILIVLLTGVVYSILRSSKAKSIKSVN
- a CDS encoding GNAT family N-acetyltransferase, producing MPNSKLSVREITAEDVDNIADYWLQSDPEYYCSMGCDLTKFPSRSEWKEMLINQLSMDYSHKKSYCIIWLLNGQAVGHCNVNKIEFGLEAYMHLHIWTQTERKKGYGEEFVKLSLPYFFKNLKLVRLYCEPYSLNPAPNKILPKIGFEFVKSYRCIPGFLNFEQEVNLWHLGANNLMEIYNEFKQ
- the lysS gene encoding lysine--tRNA ligase, translated to MQHLSEQEIIRRQYLEEIQAMGINPYPAEAFDVNTSAKEIKEHFELRPDDFTAVSLAGRIMMKRVMGKASFAEIQDSSGKIQAYINRDLICPGENKDQYNVLFKKLCDIGDFIGVKGYVFKTQTGEISIHVSDFFFLAKSLHPLPIVKVDSEGKVHDAFLDPEARYRKRYVDLIVNPHVKEIFTKRSRLIARMRQYFDEKGWLEVETPVLQRIHGGAAARPFRTHHNALDLPLYLRIANELYLKRLIVGGFDGVYEFGKMFRNEGMDRTHNPEFTSMEIYVAYKDYLWMMEMVEQMLDKVVTEVNGSTEVSVGGKDISFKMPYRRISMYDAIQEYAGIDVQHLSEAELLNFCKIKHIEVDGTMGKGKLIDSIFGELVEHHLIQPTYITDYPIEMTPLAKKHRSKEGLVERFELYVNGKEIANAYSELNDPIDQRMRFEDQLSLSDRGDEEAMAMDEEFLQALEYGMPPTSGLGIGIDRLTMMLTGQEAIQEVLLFPQMKPEKGV
- a CDS encoding porin, which gives rise to MKYRLLCTILLCTLWGYSYAQMMDTSAKPAVKHSPKWFESIQIRGYAQVRYNRLLETNPDLKCEQCDKSWGDNGGFFIRRMRLIFFGQIHKQVYFYVQPDLASSASTTGLHFAQLRDAYFDVGIDRENEFRFRIGQSKVPFGFENMQSSQNRLPLDRADALNSAVSNERDLGVFFYWAPKKQRELFSSLVKDGLKGSGDYGVFGFGAYNGQTANKPELNDQLHLAARVSYPFKIKGQIIEPSIQAYSGKFVIPSDQLSNGVKRNKDLSYLDQRIAGTLVLYSKPIGILAEYNFGKGPEFNKETDSIEVRSLQGGFVTLNYMFKSKAQLIIPFLRYQYYDGGKKHEKDARSYEVNDLEFGVEWQPVKNFELVAMYTISRRRFEDFSLQDNFQKGNLLRLQAQVNF